The following are encoded together in the Bubalus bubalis isolate 160015118507 breed Murrah chromosome 14, NDDB_SH_1, whole genome shotgun sequence genome:
- the ZHX3 gene encoding zinc fingers and homeoboxes protein 3, which yields MASKRKSTTPCMIPVKTVVLPGSSAEAPPAEPGPEGPPQEPPPEAPATSTEATQSTSGPDVPSLANGHRSTLDGYAYACKYCDFRSQDITQFVGHLSSEHTDFNKDPSFVCTECSFLAKTPEGLSLHNAKCHSGEANFVWNVAKPDNHVVVEQSVPEGASPPDLSGEPNVEGMDGQAEIIITKTPIMKIMKGKAEAKKIHTLKENVPNQPTGEALPNPPAGDTEVKEGDHAFVNGAAPSSQASTNPAKPPHSANGPLLGTVPVLPAGIAQLLSLQQPPPQAQQPLPTARSLPKVMIPLSSIPTYNAAMDSNSFLKNSFHKFPYPTKAELCYLTVVTKYPEEQLKIWFTAQRLKQGISWSPEEIEDARKKMFNTVIQSVPQPTITVLNTPLVASSGNVQHLIQAALPGHVVGQPEGTAGGLLVTQPLMANGLQAPSSALPLAVTSVPKPPAVAPINTVCSNTTSAVKVVNAAQSLLTACPSITSQAFLDASIYKNKKSHEQLSALKGSFCRNQFPGQSEVEHLTKVTGLSTREVRKWFSDRRYHCRNLKGSRAGLSGEHGTLLVDPVPEAPFSPSCKAPEVTCLPTAATLATPSSAKRQSWHQTPDFTPTKYKERAPEQLRALESSFAQNPLPLDEELDRLRTETKMTRREIDGWFSERRKKVSAEEAKKAEEGASPGEEEAAETEGEECLAGENGSPEMPGGHMLAERKVSPIKINLKNLRVTEANGKGELVGLGICEPEDEAPGKLAEQPPGKVGYKKTAQQRHLLRQLFVQTQWPSAQDYDSIMAQTGLPRPEVVRWFGDSRYALKNGQLKWYEDYKRGNFPPGLLVIAPSNRELLQDYYVTHKMLYEQDLQSLCDKTQMSAQQVKQWFAEKLGEETRAVADTGSEGQGPCAGDPAALHKGLGDAYVEVSENSESWEPSAPEASAEPFDTQSPQAGPQLETD from the exons ATGGCCAGCAAGAGGAAGTCCACCACCCCGTGCATGATCCCCGTGAAGACCGTGGTGCTGCCCGGCTCCAGCGCCGAGGCCCCGCCCGCAGAGCCCGGGCCCGAGGGGCCCCCCCAGGAGCCGCCCCCGGAAGCGCCTGCCACCAGCACCGAGGCCACCCAGAGCACCAGTGGTCCCGATGTCCCCTCGCTGGCTAATGGGCACCGGAGCACCTTGGATGGCTACGCATATGCCTGTAAATACTGTGACTTCAGATCCCAGGACATAACCCAGTTTGTGGGACATCTGAGCTCAGAGCACACAGACTTTAACAAAGACCCAAGCTTTGTATGCACTGAATGCAGCTTTCTGGCAAAAACTCCCGAGGGGCTTTCTCTGCACAACGCCAAGTGTCACTCAGGAGAAGCCAACTTTGTGTGGAATGTGGCCAAGCCAGACAATCATGTGGTTGTGGAACAGAGTGTCCCCGAGGGTGCCAGCCCTCCTGACCTGTCAGGGGAGCCAAACGTGGAGGGGATGGATGGACAGGCGGAAATCATCATCACCAAGACTCCAATCATGAAGATAATGAAAGGCAAAGCTGAAGCCAAAAAGATCCACACGCTCAAGGAGAATGTGCCCAACCAGCCcactggggaggccttaccaaACCCTCCAGCTGGGGACACGGAAGTGAAAGAGGGGGACCACGCCTTTGTCAATGGGGCGGCCCCCTCCAGCCAGGCCTCAACCAACCCCGCAAAGCCCCCCCACTCGGCCAATGGCCCCCTGCTGGGGACGGTGCCGGTGCTGCCCGCGGGCATCGCCCAGCTCCTCTCCCTGCAACAGCCACCCCCGCAGGCccagcagcccctccccaccGCCAGGTCCCTCCCCAAAGTGATGATCCCGCTGAGCAGCATTCCCACGTACAACGCGGCCATGGACTCCAACAGCTTTCTGAAGAACTCCTTCCACAAGTTCCCCTACCCGACCAAAGCCGAGCTCTGCTATTTGACTGTGGTCACCAAGTACCCGGAGGAACAGCTCAAGATCTGGTTCACCGCCCAGAGGCTGAAGCAGGGCATCAGCTGGTCCCCGGAGGAGATTGAGGACGCCCggaaaaagatgttcaacaccgtCATCCAGTCGGTGCCCCAGCCCACCATCACGGTCCTCAACACCCCCCTGGTTGCCAGCAGCGGCAACGTCCAGCACCTCATCCAGGCTGCTCTGCCTGGGCACGTGGTGGGGCAGCCGGAGGGCACGGCGGGGGGACTTCTGGTCACTCAGCCTCTGATGGCCAATGGGCTGCAGGCCCCCAGCTCCGCTCTCCCCCTGGCAGTCACCTCTGTCCCCAAGCCGCCCGCTGTGGCGCCCATTAACACCGTGTGTTCAAATACGACGTCAGCCGTGAAGGTGGTGAACGCCGCCCAGTCCCTCCTCACAGCCTGCCCCAGCATCACCTCCCAAGCCTTCCTTGATGCCAGCATCTACAAAAACAAGAAGTCTCACGAACAGTTGTCAGCTCTGAAAGGGAGCTTCTGTCGGAACCAGTTCCCAGGGCAGAGTGAAGTGGAGCATCTGACCAAAGTGACGGGTCTCAGCACCCGGGAGGTGCGCAAGTGGTTCAGCGATCGCAGGTACCACTGCCGGAACCTCAAAGGCTCCAGGGCTGGGCTGTCTGGAGAGCACGGCACCCTGCTCGTCGACCCTGTGCCCGAGGCACCCTTCTCCCCGTCGTGCAAGGCCCCCGAGGTGACCTGCCTCCCCACGGCGGCCACCCTGGCCACCCCCTCTTCTGCCAAGCGACAGTCCTGGCACCAGACCCCCGACTTCACACCAACCAAATACAAGGAGCGGGCCCCTGAGCAGCTCAGAGCCCTGGAGAGCAGTTTTGCACAAAACCCGCTTCCCCTGGACGAGGAGCTGGACCGCCTGAGGACCGAAACCAAAATGACCCGCAGGGAGATTGATGGCTGGTTTTCAGAGAGACGGAAAAAAGTGAGTGCCGAGGAGGCCAAGAAGGCCGAGGAGGGGGCTTCtccaggggaggaggaggccgCTGAGACCGAGGGGGAGGAGTGCTTAGCCGGGGAAAACGGCTCCCCAGAAATGCCCGGTGGCCACATGCTGGCTGAACGCAAAGTCAGCCCCATCAAAATCAACCTCAAGAACCTGCGGGTGACAGAGGCCAACGGCAAGGGCGAGCTCGTGGGGCTGGGCATCTGCGAGCCTGAGGACGAGGCACCTGGCAAGCTGGCGGAGCAGCCACCGGGCAAGGTGGGCTACAAGAAGACGGCCCAGCAGCGGCACCTGCTGCGGCAGCTTTTCGTGCAGACGCAGTGGCCCAGCGCCCAGGACTACGACTCCATCATGGCCCAGACGGGCCTGCCGCGGCCCGAGGTGGTGCGCTGGTTTGGGGACAGCCGGTACGCCCTGAAGAACGGCCAGCTCAAGTGGTACGAAGACTACAAGAGGGGCAACTTCCCCCCCGGGCTGCTAGTCATCGCGCCCAGCAACCGGGAGCTGCTGCAGGACTATTATGTGACCCACAAGATGCTGTACGAGCAGGACCTGCAGAGCCTCTGCGACAAGACCCAGATGAGTGCCCAGCAGGTCAAGCAGTGGTTTGCTGAGAAGTTGGGCGAGGAGACCCGGGCTGTGGCCGACACGGGCAGCGAGGGCCAGGGTCCCTGCGCCGGCGACCCTGCAGCCCTTCACAAAGGGCTGGGTGACGCCTATGTGGAGGTGTCTGAAAACAGCGAGTCGTGGGAGCCCAGCGCCCCTGAGGCCAGCGCAGAGCCCTTTGACACGCAGAGTCCCCAGGCTGGACCTCAGCTGG AAACAGACTGA